The Paraburkholderia fungorum genome window below encodes:
- a CDS encoding ABC transporter substrate-binding protein — translation MNHTDDNQPVNAARRLWLRNTAWAAGAAALGGAAFGLPGTRAAADEALKPIKLSWNAGAICTAPVPVAEKQGFFRKHGLQVELINYSGSTDQLLEAIATGKSDAGVGMALRWIKPLEQGFDVKLTAGIHGGCMRLLATKASGIVDLQGLKGRTVGVSDMASPAKNFFAITLKKIGVDPDNDVRWRQYPAPLLGEALKKGEVQAIADGDPTIWTIREGDHLQEVSNNLCGEYENRVCCVLGVRGSLIRKDRATAQALTQALLEATEWTANNPAQAAAIFAPNAPGANVEQLTAMLKSHTDHHHPIGDAFKKEISLYADDLKSVGVLNAGTNSDRFATRVFSDVLA, via the coding sequence ATGAACCATACGGACGACAATCAGCCCGTCAACGCCGCGCGCCGCCTGTGGTTGCGTAACACCGCGTGGGCGGCTGGAGCGGCGGCGCTGGGCGGCGCGGCATTCGGCCTGCCGGGCACGCGCGCAGCAGCCGACGAAGCACTCAAGCCGATCAAACTCTCGTGGAATGCCGGGGCGATCTGCACGGCGCCCGTCCCCGTGGCGGAGAAGCAGGGCTTCTTTCGCAAGCATGGCTTGCAGGTCGAGCTGATCAACTACTCGGGTTCCACCGACCAGCTGCTCGAAGCGATCGCCACCGGCAAATCGGACGCGGGCGTCGGCATGGCGCTGCGCTGGATCAAGCCGCTGGAGCAGGGCTTCGACGTCAAGCTGACGGCGGGCATCCACGGCGGCTGCATGCGGCTGCTGGCGACGAAGGCGTCGGGCATCGTCGATCTGCAAGGACTCAAGGGACGCACCGTGGGCGTGAGCGACATGGCGAGTCCCGCGAAAAATTTCTTCGCGATCACGTTGAAGAAGATCGGCGTCGATCCCGACAACGATGTGCGCTGGCGGCAATACCCAGCACCGCTGCTGGGCGAAGCGCTGAAAAAAGGCGAAGTACAGGCGATCGCAGATGGCGATCCGACCATCTGGACGATTCGCGAGGGCGATCATCTGCAGGAAGTGTCGAACAACCTGTGCGGCGAGTATGAGAACCGCGTGTGCTGCGTGCTGGGCGTGCGCGGCTCGCTGATCCGCAAGGACCGTGCGACCGCGCAGGCACTGACTCAGGCACTACTCGAAGCCACCGAGTGGACCGCGAACAATCCGGCTCAGGCTGCGGCGATTTTCGCGCCGAATGCGCCGGGCGCGAATGTCGAGCAATTGACCGCGATGCTCAAGAGCCATACGGATCATCATCATCCGATTGGCGATGCGTTCAAGAAAGAGATCTCGCTCTATGCGGATGATCTGAAGTCGGTTGGCGTGTTGAATGCCGGCACGAACTCGGATCGTTTCGCGACGCGAGTGTTTTCGGATGTGTTGGCTTGA
- a CDS encoding ABC transporter ATP-binding protein, with translation MVAVASSNSSPHAATTVQTRRGTRVDVRGVSHRFTLRGEALPVLDDINLTVEPGEFVALLGASGCGKSTLLRLVAGLDAPARGAIHADGEVVAGPDPSRVVVFQDPTLFPWRTVRDNVGLGPQAQGKTRGAAAKRDAAERIDAALDLVGLAAFANAFPHQLSGGMAQRAALARALVNNPRLLVLDEPFGKLDSLTRIRMQGELVRLWQAQGFSVLLVTHDVEEALYVANRVIVLSERPARIVAEVRNDAPYPRHRDDPALVSLRREVLGLLGLDT, from the coding sequence ATGGTAGCCGTTGCTTCTTCCAATTCGTCGCCGCATGCCGCGACGACTGTACAAACTCGCCGGGGCACGCGCGTGGACGTGCGTGGCGTCAGCCACCGCTTCACGCTGCGCGGCGAAGCGCTGCCGGTGCTCGACGATATCAACCTGACGGTCGAGCCCGGCGAATTCGTCGCATTGCTGGGCGCGAGCGGCTGCGGGAAATCGACCTTGCTGCGGCTCGTCGCCGGTCTCGATGCACCCGCGCGCGGCGCGATTCACGCGGATGGCGAAGTGGTGGCGGGTCCCGATCCGTCGCGCGTGGTCGTCTTTCAGGACCCGACGCTGTTTCCGTGGCGCACCGTGCGCGATAACGTCGGACTCGGTCCTCAAGCTCAAGGCAAGACGCGTGGTGCTGCTGCGAAACGCGATGCCGCTGAACGTATCGATGCCGCGCTGGATCTCGTCGGCCTCGCGGCTTTCGCGAACGCCTTTCCGCATCAACTGTCGGGCGGTATGGCGCAGCGTGCTGCACTGGCGCGCGCGCTCGTCAACAATCCGCGGCTGCTGGTGCTCGATGAACCATTCGGCAAGCTCGATTCGCTGACGCGTATCCGCATGCAAGGCGAACTCGTGCGGCTGTGGCAGGCGCAGGGTTTTTCGGTACTGCTCGTCACGCATGACGTCGAAGAGGCGCTGTATGTCGCCAATCGCGTGATCGTGTTGAGCGAGCGTCCCGCGCGGATCGTCGCCGAGGTTCGCAACGACGCGCCGTATCCGCGCCATCGCGACGATCCCGCGCTGGTGTCGTTGCGGCGCGAAGTTCTCGGGCTACTGGGGCTCGACACGTAA
- a CDS encoding ABC transporter permease: protein MSTQTQTHTLDLADVPARDATTSRDDRKLIVAGFAALAWFAGAAITQWWPALDDWPYTRELLILKLVFAVLSVAIGVAGWHVSAAAKTGSAQSNRLRVRTWLNATPWLLALAIALTLWEIVTAQLEWLPRPFFAPPQALIGVFADDLPRLSASVGHSFVLLAYGYVCGALAGFVIGVSIGWSKAVGYWLHPVLRLVGPLPATAWLPLAFFFFPSSFSASVFLIALATLFPVAVLTWSGVASVSSAYYDVARTLGARPSFLILRVAIPAALPSVFVGLFMGLGASFAVLIVAEMMGVKAGLGWYLQWAQGWAAYSNMYAALLVMALMCSGLITLLFRVRDRLLAWQKGLLKW from the coding sequence ATGTCCACACAAACGCAAACTCACACTCTAGATCTGGCCGATGTTCCGGCCAGGGACGCCACTACTTCGCGTGACGATCGCAAGCTGATCGTGGCGGGGTTCGCCGCACTCGCATGGTTTGCAGGTGCGGCTATCACGCAGTGGTGGCCCGCACTCGACGACTGGCCGTACACGCGCGAATTGCTCATCCTCAAGCTGGTCTTCGCGGTGTTATCGGTGGCGATCGGCGTAGCCGGATGGCACGTGAGTGCAGCGGCGAAAACGGGCAGCGCGCAGTCGAACCGCTTGCGCGTGCGAACCTGGCTCAACGCGACGCCCTGGCTGCTGGCGCTGGCCATCGCGCTGACGCTGTGGGAAATCGTCACCGCTCAACTCGAATGGCTGCCACGGCCATTCTTCGCGCCGCCGCAGGCATTGATCGGCGTCTTTGCAGACGATCTGCCGAGGCTCTCTGCGAGCGTCGGCCATTCGTTCGTGCTGCTCGCTTACGGCTATGTTTGCGGCGCGCTCGCGGGCTTCGTGATCGGCGTCAGTATTGGCTGGTCGAAAGCGGTCGGCTACTGGCTGCATCCGGTCTTGCGCCTGGTCGGCCCGCTGCCCGCCACCGCGTGGTTACCGCTGGCGTTTTTCTTCTTCCCGTCGAGCTTCAGCGCGAGCGTGTTTCTGATCGCGCTGGCAACGCTGTTCCCCGTCGCGGTGCTCACGTGGTCCGGTGTCGCGAGCGTCAGTTCGGCTTACTACGACGTCGCCCGCACGCTCGGCGCGCGGCCATCTTTCCTGATTCTTCGCGTCGCTATTCCCGCAGCGCTGCCTTCCGTTTTCGTCGGCCTTTTCATGGGGTTGGGTGCATCGTTCGCCGTGCTGATCGTCGCCGAGATGATGGGCGTGAAGGCAGGGCTCGGCTGGTATCTGCAATGGGCGCAGGGCTGGGCCGCGTATTCCAACATGTATGCCGCGCTGCTCGTGATGGCGCTGATGTGCTCCGGGCTCATCACGTTGCTGTTCCGTGTACGCGACCGTCTGCTCGCCTGGCAAAAAGGATTGCTCAAATGGTAG
- a CDS encoding ABC transporter substrate-binding protein — protein sequence MTDSAPTSFFTRRQLLRTLAAVPLAAAGLRGANAATAATTAITNATASTSGVTLVLGDQAGGTRALVEAAKVLDGVPYAYRWANFQGAAPLFEAQRAGAVDLAPAGDLPVLAAAVGDPSLKIVATRVGSGAQLGILVGPHSTIRNVAELKGRTVFVSSARGSISQFQLYGALAEAGLSKEDVTVRFILPVDAFAAFASGSIEVWATFDPYYGIAVQRGGRILRDGSGINSGLGFITASGDSLSDPRKRAAIADVLARYQRAGDWAVANPDAYAQIYASLTRSPLDAARQITQRASLKQHFVNDTDIDALQKVADRANRDAILPRRIDVRAISETHLAAA from the coding sequence ATGACCGATTCCGCTCCAACGTCTTTTTTCACACGACGACAACTGTTGCGCACGCTGGCTGCTGTACCGCTTGCCGCAGCCGGACTGCGCGGCGCGAATGCCGCGACCGCTGCAACTACCGCAATCACGAACGCTACTGCAAGCACGAGCGGCGTCACGCTGGTACTAGGCGATCAGGCCGGCGGCACGCGCGCGCTCGTCGAAGCGGCGAAGGTGCTCGACGGTGTGCCTTACGCGTACCGCTGGGCCAACTTTCAGGGAGCGGCGCCGCTATTCGAAGCGCAACGCGCGGGCGCCGTCGATCTCGCTCCGGCGGGCGACCTGCCGGTTCTCGCCGCAGCAGTCGGCGATCCGTCTCTGAAAATCGTGGCGACGCGAGTGGGATCGGGCGCGCAACTCGGCATTCTTGTCGGCCCGCATTCGACCATTCGCAACGTCGCTGAACTGAAAGGGCGCACGGTGTTCGTTTCGTCGGCGCGCGGCAGCATTTCGCAGTTCCAGCTTTATGGCGCACTGGCCGAGGCCGGGTTGTCGAAAGAAGACGTGACTGTGCGTTTCATTCTGCCCGTCGATGCATTCGCGGCTTTCGCGTCCGGTTCGATCGAGGTATGGGCGACGTTCGACCCGTACTACGGCATCGCCGTGCAGCGCGGCGGTCGCATTTTGCGCGACGGCAGTGGCATTAACAGTGGACTCGGCTTTATCACCGCTTCGGGGGATTCGCTGAGCGATCCGCGCAAACGTGCGGCGATTGCGGATGTATTGGCGCGCTATCAACGCGCGGGCGATTGGGCCGTGGCGAACCCCGATGCTTATGCACAGATCTACGCGTCCCTCACGCGTTCGCCGCTCGACGCCGCCCGGCAGATCACGCAGCGCGCGTCGTTGAAGCAGCACTTTGTCAACGACACGGATATCGACGCGCTGCAAAAAGTCGCCGACCGCGCGAACCGGGACGCGATTCTGCCACGTCGTATCGATGTCCGTGCGATCTCGGAGACCCATCTTGCCGCCGCATGA
- a CDS encoding NAD(P)-binding domain-containing protein translates to MTQTVHPDDEARRTLELLGPAPENWVPDRPGIDHNVLIVGGGQSGCAFAFALRRAGIGRVSVIDAADDASQAGVWLTRARMNRLRTPKSLVGPEGGLPGLGFQAWYEARFGAAAYREIERAPREQWADYLAWYREFLQIPIRYGTRLLKIEPLGTHFRLHLDVNGVARVESARKVLLCNGVAGNGGAFVPHVLQQLPPSLVAHTSHAIDFDALRGKSVAVLGGAASAFDAAATALEAGAAEVHLFARRATLAAVPVSRSRGYPGAYDNYFDLPDALRWFQALRFRRSGSTAPLDAIQRATRFANFHLHPGTEWEAASESSGRMTAQVSGETFQFDFAIAGTGYFIDPSARPELAAFASQIRLWRDQYTPPASDADDALGAHPYLGAALEYLEKSTGQAPFLKDIHVYNPAGFVSAGVPVGDVPSMKRDIPAVVRRISRDLFLADLDSHAVRLSADIPADFDDSAYASSIWQREASNV, encoded by the coding sequence ATGACACAGACTGTCCATCCCGATGACGAAGCCCGCCGCACGCTCGAACTGCTCGGACCCGCGCCCGAGAACTGGGTGCCGGACCGGCCGGGTATCGACCACAACGTGTTGATTGTCGGCGGCGGGCAGAGCGGTTGTGCGTTCGCTTTTGCGTTGCGTCGCGCGGGCATTGGGCGCGTCAGCGTGATCGATGCAGCCGACGATGCGTCGCAGGCCGGCGTCTGGCTCACCCGCGCGCGGATGAACCGGCTGCGCACGCCGAAGTCACTGGTAGGGCCCGAAGGCGGGCTACCCGGACTCGGTTTTCAGGCGTGGTACGAGGCGCGTTTTGGTGCGGCGGCGTATCGCGAGATCGAGCGGGCTCCGCGTGAACAATGGGCAGACTATCTCGCGTGGTATCGCGAATTTTTGCAGATCCCGATCCGTTACGGAACCCGGCTGCTCAAGATTGAGCCGCTCGGCACGCACTTTCGTTTGCATCTCGATGTGAACGGCGTCGCGCGGGTCGAATCGGCGCGCAAGGTGCTGCTGTGCAATGGCGTCGCGGGCAACGGCGGCGCTTTTGTGCCGCACGTCTTGCAGCAGTTGCCGCCGTCGCTTGTCGCGCATACGTCGCACGCCATCGATTTCGACGCATTGCGTGGCAAGTCGGTTGCCGTGCTCGGCGGCGCGGCTTCTGCATTCGATGCCGCGGCTACCGCGCTCGAAGCGGGCGCGGCGGAGGTCCATCTGTTTGCGCGGCGCGCGACGCTGGCGGCGGTGCCGGTCTCGCGTTCGCGTGGCTATCCCGGTGCTTACGACAACTACTTCGATCTGCCCGACGCGTTGCGCTGGTTCCAGGCGCTGCGCTTCCGGCGCTCTGGTTCGACCGCGCCGCTCGACGCAATCCAGCGCGCGACGCGATTCGCGAACTTCCATCTGCATCCAGGAACGGAGTGGGAAGCCGCGAGTGAATCGTCAGGGCGCATGACGGCGCAGGTTTCAGGCGAGACGTTTCAATTCGACTTCGCGATTGCGGGAACCGGCTATTTCATCGATCCGTCGGCGCGACCGGAACTCGCGGCGTTCGCATCGCAGATTCGCTTGTGGCGCGATCAGTACACGCCTCCCGCGAGCGATGCCGACGACGCGCTCGGCGCGCATCCGTATCTCGGCGCGGCGTTGGAGTACCTGGAAAAGTCCACTGGACAGGCGCCGTTCCTGAAGGATATTCACGTCTACAATCCGGCCGGATTCGTCAGCGCGGGCGTGCCAGTCGGTGACGTGCCGAGTATGAAGCGCGATATTCCTGCCGTAGTCCGGCGCATTAGCCGCGACCTTTTTCTCGCCGACCTTGACTCGCATGCGGTGCGACTTTCAGCAGACATCCCTGCTGATTTCGACGATTCGGCGTATGCGTCGAGTATCTGGCAACGCGAAGCCTCGAACGTCTGA
- a CDS encoding LysR substrate-binding domain-containing protein — MTFESNDVVRRLGARLKMRHLVLLLQIQQHGSLTRVAEHMASSQPAVTNALSELESMFGTPLFERSSRGMLPTALGAVVLERARAMVNDLDHLAREMEAVAAGHAAHLHIGVIPFISGQMLSAALKRLQSRMKQRVTVTIHEGTSDQLLLQLNDHIVDIVIGRASSAVDLNHISFEVLYRQQPRMIASRRLAAKLARTKLDWNKLVALDWILGAPHTPMREQVADLFLAEGISPPVPVIESYSSKLIGEMIASSDEAVSIVPADIAEELVRIAGVAIVPYSFTWTLPPIALFTRSAGANSSARSLFAEALHEICSETYAEVPRQGLTG, encoded by the coding sequence ATGACATTCGAGTCCAACGACGTAGTCCGGCGGCTTGGCGCGCGTCTGAAGATGCGGCACCTCGTGCTGTTGCTGCAAATCCAGCAGCACGGCTCGCTGACGCGTGTCGCGGAGCACATGGCCAGTAGCCAGCCCGCCGTGACAAACGCGCTGTCGGAACTGGAGAGCATGTTCGGCACGCCGCTGTTCGAGCGCTCGTCGCGCGGCATGCTGCCCACCGCGCTGGGGGCTGTCGTGCTCGAGCGGGCGCGGGCGATGGTCAACGATCTCGACCACCTCGCCCGCGAAATGGAGGCGGTCGCCGCCGGGCATGCGGCTCACCTGCATATTGGCGTGATCCCGTTTATCTCCGGGCAGATGCTGTCGGCGGCGCTCAAGCGGCTGCAATCGCGGATGAAGCAGCGCGTAACCGTGACGATCCACGAAGGAACCAGCGATCAGCTTCTGCTTCAACTCAACGATCACATCGTCGATATCGTGATCGGGCGAGCGTCGTCCGCGGTCGATCTGAACCACATTTCCTTTGAAGTGCTGTACCGGCAGCAGCCCCGGATGATCGCGAGCCGGCGTCTCGCGGCAAAACTGGCGCGCACGAAGCTGGACTGGAACAAGCTGGTTGCGCTGGACTGGATTCTCGGCGCACCGCATACGCCGATGCGGGAACAGGTGGCCGACCTGTTTCTCGCCGAGGGCATTTCGCCGCCCGTTCCGGTCATTGAAAGCTACTCGTCCAAGCTGATCGGGGAAATGATTGCGTCGAGCGACGAAGCGGTATCGATCGTGCCCGCCGATATCGCGGAGGAACTGGTGCGCATTGCCGGAGTGGCAATCGTGCCTTACTCATTTACATGGACGTTGCCGCCCATCGCATTGTTCACGCGTTCCGCAGGGGCGAACTCATCGGCGCGGAGTCTGTTCGCCGAGGCGCTGCACGAGATATGCAGCGAGACCTATGCCGAAGTGCCCCGGCAAGGGTTGACGGGGTAA
- a CDS encoding NADP-dependent malic enzyme has product MKQTETQQQAAFDYHEFPTPGKISVVASKPLVTQRDLALAYTPGVAAVCESIAADPLKAHRFTSRGNLVGVITNGTAVLGLGNIGALASKPVMEGKAVLFKKFAGIDVFDIEINETDPDKLVDIIAGLEPTFGGINLEDIKAPECFTVERKLRERMKIPVFHDDQHGTAITVSAAFLNGLKVVGKSISEVKVVTSGAGAAALACLDLLVELGLPLENIWATDIEGVVYRGRTTLMDPAKERFAQETKARTLAEVIGGADVFLGLSVGGILSAEMLKQMAARPLILALANPTPEIFPELAYATRDDVVIATGRSDYPNQVNNVLCFPYIFRGALDVGATTITREMEIAAVHAIAGLAEEEQNEVVAAAYGASDVAFGPQYLIPTPFDPRLIARIAPAVAKAAMESGVATRPLADLDAYVEQLQQFVYHSGAFMKPLFATARQVVRDGGNARIVFTEGEDERVLRAVQVIVDEKLARPILVGRPEVLLARIERFGLRLRLGQDVEVTNPEYDERFPQYWTTYWELMCRDGISKEMARVEMRRRLTLIGAMMVKLGDADGMICGTVGAYHDHLRFVDQVIGRKPGASTYAAMNILLLDQRTVALVDTHINDDPNAEQIAEFTIAAARQMEWLNLTPKAALLSRSNFGSGSAASGVKMRRALEIVRQQAPDIEADGEMHGDCALDEALRLRLLPNSPLKGPANLLVCPNVDAGNIAYNLLKTEAGSNVAVGPFLLGVNAPVNILTSSSTVRRIVNMAALTVIEANRNASA; this is encoded by the coding sequence ATGAAACAGACAGAGACACAACAGCAGGCCGCGTTCGACTATCACGAGTTTCCGACCCCCGGAAAGATCTCCGTGGTCGCCAGCAAACCGCTCGTGACCCAGCGCGATCTCGCGTTGGCCTACACGCCCGGCGTGGCCGCCGTGTGCGAGTCCATCGCCGCCGATCCGCTGAAGGCGCACCGTTTCACGAGCCGCGGCAATCTGGTGGGCGTGATCACGAACGGCACAGCCGTGCTCGGCCTCGGCAACATCGGCGCACTGGCATCCAAGCCGGTCATGGAGGGCAAGGCCGTCCTCTTCAAGAAGTTCGCGGGAATCGACGTCTTCGACATCGAGATCAACGAGACCGATCCGGACAAGCTGGTCGACATCATCGCGGGTCTCGAACCCACGTTCGGCGGCATCAATCTCGAGGACATCAAGGCGCCGGAATGCTTCACCGTGGAGCGCAAACTGCGCGAGCGCATGAAGATTCCGGTCTTCCACGACGATCAGCATGGCACCGCCATCACCGTGTCCGCAGCTTTCCTCAACGGGCTGAAGGTCGTCGGCAAGTCGATTTCAGAAGTGAAGGTCGTGACGTCGGGAGCCGGTGCGGCAGCGCTGGCCTGTCTGGACCTGCTGGTCGAACTCGGGCTTCCGCTCGAAAACATCTGGGCGACGGATATCGAAGGTGTCGTGTATCGCGGCCGTACCACGCTGATGGACCCGGCCAAGGAGCGCTTCGCGCAGGAGACGAAGGCCCGCACGCTGGCCGAAGTCATCGGCGGCGCGGACGTATTTCTGGGTCTCTCGGTTGGCGGAATCCTGAGCGCGGAGATGCTCAAGCAAATGGCCGCGCGTCCGCTGATTCTCGCGCTTGCCAACCCCACGCCCGAAATCTTCCCGGAACTCGCGTATGCGACGCGCGACGATGTCGTTATCGCGACGGGCCGCTCCGACTATCCGAACCAGGTCAATAACGTCCTCTGTTTCCCGTACATCTTCCGCGGCGCGCTGGATGTCGGCGCAACGACGATCACCCGTGAAATGGAGATTGCCGCGGTTCACGCGATCGCAGGTCTCGCGGAAGAGGAGCAAAACGAAGTCGTCGCGGCAGCCTATGGCGCATCCGATGTGGCCTTCGGTCCGCAATATCTGATCCCCACGCCGTTCGACCCGCGTCTGATCGCCCGTATTGCGCCGGCCGTGGCGAAGGCGGCGATGGAAAGCGGCGTCGCCACGCGTCCGCTGGCGGATCTGGACGCGTATGTCGAACAGCTGCAGCAATTCGTCTACCACTCCGGCGCATTCATGAAGCCGCTGTTCGCGACCGCACGTCAGGTCGTGCGCGACGGCGGCAATGCGCGGATCGTCTTCACCGAGGGCGAAGACGAGCGCGTGCTTCGCGCCGTGCAGGTGATCGTCGACGAGAAGCTCGCGCGGCCGATCCTGGTCGGACGTCCCGAGGTGCTGCTGGCACGCATCGAGCGATTTGGTTTGCGGCTTCGACTCGGCCAGGATGTCGAAGTGACAAACCCGGAATACGACGAGCGTTTCCCGCAATACTGGACGACGTATTGGGAACTGATGTGCCGCGACGGCATTTCGAAGGAGATGGCGCGGGTCGAGATGCGACGTCGCCTGACGCTGATCGGCGCAATGATGGTGAAGCTCGGCGACGCGGACGGCATGATTTGCGGGACCGTTGGCGCATACCACGATCATTTGCGCTTTGTCGATCAGGTGATCGGCAGGAAGCCGGGGGCATCCACGTACGCGGCCATGAATATTCTGTTGCTCGATCAGCGGACGGTGGCACTGGTGGACACGCACATCAACGACGATCCCAACGCGGAGCAGATTGCGGAATTCACGATTGCCGCCGCTCGTCAGATGGAGTGGCTGAACCTGACGCCGAAGGCCGCCCTGCTGTCGCGTTCGAATTTCGGTTCGGGCAGCGCGGCTTCGGGCGTGAAGATGCGCCGCGCGCTGGAGATCGTCCGGCAGCAGGCTCCCGACATCGAGGCGGACGGCGAGATGCACGGTGACTGCGCGCTCGATGAAGCATTGCGGTTGCGCCTTCTGCCTAACTCGCCGCTTAAGGGGCCTGCCAATCTCCTCGTCTGCCCGAACGTGGATGCGGGCAACATTGCCTACAACCTGCTCAAGACCGAAGCGGGCAGCAATGTCGCGGTCGGACCTTTCCTGCTCGGCGTCAACGCGCCGGTCAACATCCTCACGTCGAGTTCGACGGTGCGGCGGATCGTCAACATGGCGGCGCTGACGGTGATCGAAGCGAATCGCAACGCGTCCGCGTAA
- a CDS encoding DMT family transporter, with the protein MSTSIKTTEPRVSAQFFSQPKLLITLATLCCALWGSSYPAIKIGYALLGITPNDIPSKLIFAGYRFAIAGLALLILAALSKKPLLNLTRRNAGQLMLLGFTQTAIQYVFFYIGLAYTTGVRSSILNSTTTFFSVLLAHFIYRNDKISPRKAAGCLLGFAGVMVVNFGDGLYDFSFTLRGEGFIVIAAFVLSAASIYGKRVSQQMDVMVMTGYQLGFGGLVLLTAGYAAGGTLREFTPASAALLGYLAILSAVAFTLWSLLLKYNPVGKVTIFNFLVPVFGTALSAICLNENIMEWKNLVALVLVCSGIWLVTRLPQVRSRHSNPADTLAGSASSASRPAN; encoded by the coding sequence ATGAGCACTTCTATAAAAACGACGGAACCACGCGTTTCCGCACAATTCTTTTCGCAACCCAAATTGCTGATCACGCTGGCGACCTTGTGCTGCGCGCTGTGGGGCAGTTCGTATCCCGCCATCAAGATTGGATATGCGCTGCTGGGCATTACGCCGAATGACATTCCATCGAAACTGATTTTTGCCGGCTACAGGTTCGCAATAGCAGGACTGGCGCTGCTGATACTTGCCGCGTTATCGAAAAAGCCCTTGCTCAATTTAACGCGGAGAAATGCCGGACAGTTGATGCTTTTAGGTTTCACGCAGACCGCCATTCAATATGTTTTCTTCTATATCGGCCTCGCTTACACGACGGGCGTGCGCAGTTCGATATTGAATTCGACGACGACCTTCTTTAGCGTATTACTCGCCCATTTTATTTACCGGAACGACAAGATTTCGCCTCGCAAAGCGGCCGGATGCCTGTTGGGATTCGCGGGCGTCATGGTCGTCAATTTCGGCGATGGTTTATACGACTTTTCATTTACGTTGCGCGGAGAAGGTTTCATCGTGATTGCCGCGTTTGTCCTTTCCGCCGCTTCGATTTACGGCAAGCGCGTTTCGCAACAGATGGACGTGATGGTCATGACCGGCTACCAGTTGGGATTCGGCGGCCTGGTTCTGTTGACAGCCGGTTACGCTGCAGGCGGAACGCTGCGCGAATTCACGCCCGCATCGGCGGCATTGCTGGGATATCTGGCGATTCTCTCTGCCGTCGCGTTCACTTTGTGGAGTTTGCTTCTGAAGTACAACCCCGTCGGCAAAGTGACCATTTTCAATTTCCTCGTGCCCGTGTTTGGCACGGCGCTGTCGGCGATCTGTCTGAACGAGAACATCATGGAGTGGAAGAACCTCGTGGCGCTCGTTCTGGTATGCAGCGGAATTTGGCTGGTCACCCGTTTGCCGCAAGTGCGCTCGCGTCATTCGAATCCGGCGGATACGTTGGCGGGATCGGCTTCTTCGGCATCCCGCCCGGCGAATTGA